From the Aerococcus viridans genome, the window GTTACAACATGCAGCGAAAGCACAAAACGTTAATGTTGAAACGCAATTAGTCTCTGTCGGTGATGAATTTGACTCTCGTCAATTTGACCTTGTCTTCTTTGGTGGTGGCCAAGATTATGAACAAAAAATTGTAGCCCGTGACATCCAATTAAAAAAAGAAGCCTTAACCGAGTATATTGAAAATGACGGTGTAACAATCGGTATCTGCGGTGGATTCCAATTACTTGGAAAATACTACATCAATGCTGCCGGTGACCGCTTAGAGGGCATTGGTGCCTTAGACCACTACACATTAAACCAAGACAATAACCGCTTTATCGGGGATATCGTGATTGAAAATGACCGTTTTGGCCAGACTTACTACGGCTATGAAAACCATAACGGCCGGACCTTTTTAGGTGAAAATACACAACCCTTAGGTAAAGTCGTTACTGGTTTTGGTAACAACGGAGAAGACCAAACGGAAGGTGTGATGTACAAAAACACCTTTGGATCATACTTCCACGGCCCTTTACTAGTACGTAACGAACAATTAACCGATGAAATCGATGGCTTAGCCATTAAAAATATGCAAGCCAGATTAGCAAGAGAAAACCAGTCAGCTTAATTTTGAAGACCCTTTTACCTAAAAGTAAGGGAGCTATGCTATGTGTGGTCGCTATTTATATGATAAAAATGAGCAAATCCTCTTCGACTATTACGAAGAAATTACCAGTCGGGGCGTTGATGTATCTGACTTAAAGGATGGGACCATCTATCCTTCTAACCAGGTGGTGACACTTGGCGCTAATCCTGAAGGCAAAATCGTTCCTGGCATTACGAGATGGGGGTTTACAGGATTCAAACCCAGCCAATTGATGATTAACGCCCGGGTTGAAACGGTCCGCGAGAAGAAGACTTTTCAAGGACCATTTGAAGATCAACGGATTGTCTTCCCTATGTCAGCCTTCTTTGAATTTTCTGAAGATAAGGAAGCTTACACCTTTTCGGACTCCGGTCGGGTCATTTATGTGGGTGGTTTTTACCGGATTTATCCCGACAAAAAAACTGGGCAAAAACAAGCTGAGTCTATTATCCTCACTACGGAACCTGATGAAGTTGTTCGTCCTATCCACAACCGGATGCCACTTTTGATTCCACAAGCAGATATTGCCAAATGGATTTTAGATGATGGCTTTGCCTTTAATTATCAAAAGCCTACACACCAACAATTGGAACCAACAAAAATGTCATGACATTTGAATAAGATGCACTCAAAAAGCGAGCCGTTTAGATTAAAACGACTCGCTTTTTTTGATGCACATACGTGCTTATTCAAATTCACCTTTCACGAATTGAGAATTATAAAGGTTATAATAGAAGCCTTCTTGAGCTAATAATTCCTCGTGGTTACCTGTTTCAATGACGTCACCATGGTTCAATACAATAATGTTATCTGCATCTTGAATGGTTGATAAACGGTGGGCAACAACAAATGAAGTCCTTCCTTCAAGTAATTGATTCATGGCTTTTTGAATGAGTTTCTCTGTACGGGTATCAATTGATGATGTCGCTTCATCCAAGATTAAAATCTCTGGATCAGACATAAAGGCCCGAGCAATCGTCACTAATTGACGTTGACCTTGAGAAATATTAGACCCATTTTGGTTGATGATGGTGTCATATCCATCTGGCAAGGTTCGCACAAAGTCATCTACATGGGCAGCTTTTGCGGCACGAACCACTTCATCACGTGTCACATTTGGATTGTTTGACCCGTAAGCAATGTTGTCTGCAATCGACCCATTAAATAGCCAAGTATCTTGTAATACCATACCCATTCGTGAACGTAATTCTTCTTGGTCAATATCTCTTGTATCTACACCATCATATTTAATAGACCCACCAGAAATATTATAGAACCGTTCAATTAAGTTGATAATGGTTGATTTACCGGCTCCAGTAGGTCCTACAATCGCCACCATTTGACCTGGCTCAACGGTTAGGTTGAAATCAGTCATTAGTAGGTTCTCTTCGCCTGGTTGATAACCAAATTGGACGTGGTCGAAGATCATCTTATAGTCTGTTTCAATAGCTGGTTGACCAGAAGCCACTTCTTCCATTTCTTCAACGTCAAGGAATTCAAAAATACGTTCGATAGACGCTACCATACGTTGTAATTGGTTAATCATGTTAGCCGTTTGCTTTAGGGGCTCTGATAGGATTCCCGCGTACTGTAACATGGCTTGTACGTCCCCAATTACCATAGTACCGTTAGCCACTGAGAAACCACCGACGATAGCTACTGCTACGTAACCAAAGTTTTTCGCCAAATTCATCAACGGCATCAAGATACCCGAAATGAATTGTGCTTTCCACGAAACCGCATAGTATTCAGCTGATTTCTCTTCAAACTGAGCAATTTTTCCTTCATTTTGGTTGAAAGCATTATTTTCAATCTGACCAGAATAGTTTTCTTCTATATAAGCATTCATATTCCCTTGCACCCTTTGTTGGGCGGCGAATAGTCTTTGCGATACCGGTGTAATAGACAGCATAACAATTGTGGATAGCAAAATAGTTCCTGCTGCAATTAAGGTCATTTTTGAACTGATTAAGGTCATCATCACGATAGTTAAGACAAATTGCGTACTAGATATTAAGACCTGTTGCAAGGTTTGTTGTAGGGACATCGCAATTGCTTCAACGTCATTGATGGCGCGTGACATGATCTCACCATTTGGCGTTGAATCTAAGAACGAAATCGGCAGACGGTTTAATTTCGCACGCATATCATTTCTTAAGTCTTCAATTACGCGTTGGGCAGTACGACTTAACAAAGCCCCTTGTAAAAAGTTGAATAAGGCACTAATTAAGTAGAATGTGACTACTTGAGTTAAGATTTTTACTAAACCTGCATAATCAATGACGTACATTTGCTGTCCATCCACGTTTTGCAAGCCATTACTCACCCCATCTGTAATCAGCGTAGTTGCTTGACCTAAAATGCGTGGTGACACAATTTGGAATGTGGTTGCTAGGATAATTAGGACAATAATCAATAAGAATGTCCATTTACGACTAGCCATATACTTGATGAAGCGACCTAGGGTTGACCAAAAGTTTTTCGGTTTATGACGGCGGCCTTCTAGTTTTTTTCTGTTATTCGCCATTAGTTCGCCCCCTTAATTTGTGATTCGACAATTTCACGGTAAATATCATTTGCCATTAATTCATCATGGCTACCAATACCAGAAATTTTACCCTTGTCAAGGACTATAATCGTATCTGCATCACGAATAGTTGAAACACGCTGCGCAATAATGATTGTTGCCGCATTTTCAGTCACTTCTTTTAAAGCCCCACGTAAATTACGGTCAGTGGTGTAATCTAAGGCCGAGAATGAGTCATCGAAAAGATAAATGTTTGCTTGTTTAACGATGGCACGGGCAATACAAAGTCTTTGCTTTTGTCCACCTGAGAAGTTGTTCCCACCTTGGGCCACGTGGGCATCTAAACCATCCGGCAATTCGCGAACGAATGATTCGGATTGGGCAATGCGTAAGGCATACCAAAGTTCTTCATCGGTAGCGTCACTGTTACCATACTTCAAGTTTTCACGAATGGTACCTGAGAATAAGTTGGCTTTTTGCGGTACATAGCCGACCAGATCACGCAAATTATTCAATGATAAGTCGCGCACATCTGTATCGTTGACTTTAACAGCACCTTTCGTTACGTCTGAAAAACGTAAGAGTAAGTTGGCAATCGTCGTTTTCCCAGAACCAGTACCCCCAATAATGGCTAAAGTTTGTCCTGGTTTCACTTGGAAGTTGATGTCGTCCACTACATTATGCTCTGCGTTACCAAATTTAAAGGCAACGTTTTCGAATGTTACTTCACCTGGTGCTTGACGGTCAATCGATACTGGGTTTTCAGGTGAGTGAATAGTAATTTCAGTATCCAAAATTTCGTTGATCCGTTGAGCAGACACTTGAGCACGCGGTAAGATCACGAAAATCATCCCTAACATCATGAACGAAAACATGATAATGAATGAATAGTTGACGAATGAAAGGATGACACCAACACTTAGGTTTTGAGCGGCTACTAAATGGGCACCGCGCCATGATAAAGTAATGTTTGTTAGTGATAGAATTGTTGTCATGATAGGCATTAAAAAAGACATCCGGAACATCGCTTTAATCGCTGTATCCGCATAATCTTTATTGGCTTTAGCAAATCGTGCTACTTCAAAATCTGATTTGTTAAAGGCTCTTACAACACGTACACCTGTTAATCCTTCCCGGAAAATAAGGTTCAAATCATCAACCTTACGTTGCATGGATTTGAAATACGGTGACACAATGCGTAAAATAATAAAAATTAATAAGGCTAATACTGGACCTGAAACGGCATAAACTAAACTCAATTCTGGACTAGCTAATACGGCCATCACGACAGCTGCTAGCAGCATGGCTGGTGAAAGTAATACCATACGCATAATCATCATAACAGTCACTTCAACCTGTTGAATATCGTTTGAAGAACGCGTAATCAATGAGGCCTCACCATAGGTCCCCATATCTTCTTTTGAAAACTGCAAAACTTTTGTATAAATTTCATTACGCAATTTTCTACCCAAGTTTTGGCTAGTACGAGCAGAAATATATACTGAAATCCCTGCAGAAATAATGACTAAGATGGTAATCAAGATCATCTGAACACCAATGCTGTAGATAGCCTGCATGTCTCCTGCCGCAACACCCTCGTCGATAATGCGAGCGGTCTGCGTTGGCAATAGTAATTCCCCAATAGCCTGTGTTAAGGCAAAGACAATTGCTCCGAACATAGCCCAAAAGGGAATTCGTTTAATTAGACGCCACATCTAATTCCTCCTTTTATATTTTATAATGTAAAAAATGCGAATGTTGCTTCAAGAGGGCATTATACGCCCTTTTATCTCATTAAACAAATAAAAATTACTTGCCGGTTGTATCCTCTGAAATGAAGTCCTCTAAGATGCTTTCATCTTCTGAATATAAGCCGGAAACGTTTTTATACCAAACAAAGAAGTGGTTAAATATGACCTTGATGACGGCATAAATTGGAATGACCAATACAACCCCCGCAATTCCGAAAATTGATCCTGCTGAGATTAATAAAAGCATGATGGTGACTGGGTGAATGGCCATATTGGACCCCAAAACTTGTGGTGAAATCACACGACTTTCAATCGTCTGCTCAATAGCGAATACAATCAAGACTTTTACAATCATCATTGGCCCAACTACAATCGCGACAATAATGGCTGGCACCATAGCTAAGAATGATCCAATATAAGGAATGATATTTAAGAAACCTGCAGCAACCCCAATAATTACCCCATAAGGTAGGCCAACAATTGAGTAACCCACAACAAACATAATGGCTACCCCAATCGCGACAATAATTTGTCCACGGATATATTGGCTAATTTGTAAATTCATATCGCTTAATAGGCGTAAAGTCGCCTTACGAATTTTAATAGGCAGAAATTGTGCGACATATGTGGGCAATTTGTGGCCGTCACGTAACATATAGAACAAGATAATCGGTGCGGTAAAAATAGCTACTGCTACCTTGGTCACTGTCCCTACGATAGACGAGACACTTGTGATTGCTGAATTAGCAATGCTCTCCCAATTAAATGATGACAGGTCTAATACATTATTCATGGCTGATTGGAACACCATATTCACTTGGTCGTACCAATCACCGCGAATGAAGCTTTGTAAGCGACTTTGATAGTCTGACCAAATAGTATCCCAGTTATTGATCAAATTACGCCCTTCATCCGCTACTGTTGGGATTAAAGCAATAAGGCCAGTAACCACCACCGCAATCAGTAGTAAAACGATTGCTGACCCCCAGGTTCGGTTGAGTCCCTTTTTTTCGATTCGATTCACTAAAGGCACTGTCAAATAGTAGAAAATAGCTGCCACGATAATAGGTAGTGAAACATATTGGATGAAGGAAACTGCGGGGTCTAATAGGTATGAGAGTCGGGTAAATAGGCTCATGAAAATGACAATTAAAATACCGACCATCAAGGCGCTAGTATATCGATTATTTAAAATATATTTGAAAAACCAGGATTTTGAAAAAGTTATCTGGTCTTTCGATGATGATGAATCTTTCGTTGATAATGTTTCTTCTGGTTTGATTTTATCGTTCATGACGTCGCCTCCTATAATGCATACGTCTATTATAGCAAACATGTCTTCCTATATATGTGCCTAAACAATTAAAGTATAGCCGTTTTTGGTGTTAATAAGAGCGTTTTCTTGTATAATGAAATTATCTTATGAAAGAAGGGATTTTTATTATGGAAACGATTTATGTATCTGGTTATACACGTGAAGACAATAAGGGGATCCATACCTTAACCTTAAATGCTGATAAGAAAGCTTTTGAAGCAAGTGAATTGATTATTGAAGAAAACAACCCTACTTACATTACTTTATCTAAAGACGGCAAACATCTATTCACTTTAAGTGACGGTGATGAGCCTGGTGTTGCCCATTACGAAAATAATGATGGTCAATTTGCCTTTAAATACCGTGTGAAAGTATTTAACGAAAATGGCTGTTACCTAACGTATGATGAAGAAGCAAAAGTTCTTTATGATGCTAACTACAAAAAAGGTGAATTGGCAGTGATTAAAGTCAACGAAGATGGTACATTGACTGTAACGGATGTCATCCAACATACTTCACCAATTGGCCCGCATGAAAACCAAGACTTTGCCCATGCCCACTTTATCCATCCAACAAATGACCACAAATACATTCTTTCTTGTGATTTAGGCACTGATGAAGTGCACACTTATACACTTACCGATGATAACAAATTAGCTGAAGTGAGTGTCTACAAAGCAGCGCCTGGTACTGGGCCACGTCACCTTGCCTTCCACCATTCAGAACCAATCGTTTACCTTTTAGGGGAATTGGACTACACAGTTGAAGTGTTAAACATTCAAGAAGATGGTTCTTTAGTTGCTGGTAACCGTTATGACACGATTCCAAGCGATTGGACTGAATTCAACTCATCAGCAGCGATTCGCTTATCAAGTGACAACAAGTTCTTATACGTCTCAAACCGTGGTCACAACTCAATTACTGTTTTTGAAGTTTCAGCAGATGGGCAAAGTTTAACTGAAATTCAAAACATTTCAACTGAAGGTGATTTCCCGCGTGACTTCAACTTCAATGCAGATGAATCATTTGTCATTGTTGGTCACCAATTCCAACCACAAATTTCATTATTTACACGTGACCAAGCAAGTGGTTTATTAACCTACGTTGATCATACAAATATTAATGAAATCGTTTGTGTCACACCAGTTTAAAGGAGTTTAACCATTCATGTATCATTTAGCCGCCAGTCAAATGGACGAAAAGCTACAATATAAATTGCTATCTGGTGCCATTGTACCCCGACCAATTGGTTGGATTACTAGTGAAAACAAGAAAACTGGTGTCATCAATTTGGCACCCTTTTCTTTTACTAGTGGTGCCGGGCAAAAGTTGCCCTTAATTTCAATGGCTATTCTTCGAAAAGAAGATTTTTCCATTAAAGATACCGCCCGCAATTTATTAGACCATCCTGAAGGTGTGGTGAATATTGTCAGCAAGTCTTTCATTGATAAAATGAACGCTACCGCTGCCAAAGTTTCAGCAAACGTCAGTGAATTGACCCTAGCTGACATTCAAACAGTTAATTCTAAGACCGTGAGCCCGCCAGGTGTGGCAGATGCTTTAATTCGCCTTGAGGTAAAAGTCTACCAGTATATCCCAATCCGTGACCGTAAGGACCGTATCATCACTGATATGTTCATACTTGAAATTACCGACTATCATTTAGATGCATCGGTATATGACGAGGAAAAAGGCTACGTCTTGTATGAAGCCTTAGACCCTGTTGCCAGATTAGCAGGCAACTTGTATACGGATATCACAAAACCTTATGTATTAGAACGACCGGAATAAACAAAAAAAGGATTTAGCAGCGGCCAAACCCTTTTTTGTTTATTCTGAAATTTGAATGGATGCTTGAAAACTTTTCCTATTTCGATTGAACAAAGGTTTTCCCCAAAGCTTTTGGCGCTTGAGCTTTACCAATGAATACAACTAATACGATGATCGTCAATATGTAAGGCGCAATATCTAAGTAAACTGATGGTACATCTTGAATAATGGGGATGTAGTTTGCTGTTACCGATAAGCTTTGCGCGAAGCCAAAGAATATTGCAGCAAGTAGTGCACCGACTGGATGCCATTTTCCAAAAACCATTGCCGCCATGGCCATGAATCCTTGTCCTGCTACGGTGATTACAGAAAATTCATTCTGTACAGCCTGTGCTTGAACCGCCCCACCGATACCACCAAGGAGTCCAGAAATCAAAACGCCAGCGTATTTCATTGCGTTTACGTTAATACCAAGTGTCTCAGCTGCCTCTGGGTGCTCGCCGACTGAACGCAAGCGTAAACCAAAACGGGTTTTGAATAAGACAAACCAAGCGATTACGGCGAATAGGATACCTAGATAAGCTGGGCCAGAAGTATTTTGGAAGAAAATTGGTCCAATAACTGGGATATTATTCAAACCTAAAATATTATAAGTTACAAAAGGTTTCGCTAATGGACCTGTTTGCGCTGCTCCATAAATCGCTCGCACTAAGAAAACAGATAATCCAGGAGCTGCTAAGTTCAATACGGTACCGGAAATGGTTTGATTGGCGCGGAAGTTGATAGATGATACGGCATGAATTCCTGAATAGATCAAGCCCACTAGTCCACCTACTAATAGACCAACCCAAGGCGTCATGGCCCCGAAAGTGCTTGACATGGTGATATTGAAAACCGCTGAAGCAAAGGCGCCCATTACCATAATCCCTTCCAAACCAATGTTCACCACACCTGACCGTTCAGAGAAGCTACCACCGATTGCAGTAAACATAAGGGGTGCTGCGTACATTAATGTCGAAGACACAATTAATTGTAAGATAGTAGAAAAGTCCATTATTGGTCCCCCTTAACTGTTGATTTTTTACCCTTACCGAATTTATCTATTACATATGAAATGATGTAAGATGAACCGATAAAGAAAATGATAGCAGCTGTAATAACACTCGCCAATTCATCCGGTACACCGGCACGGTTTGGCATAAATGAAGCCCCAATATTCAAGATACCGAATAAGATAGAAGCTAGAAAAGTCCCAACTGGCGTCCCCATTCCAAGCAAGCCAACGGCAATTCCGTTAAAACCTTCAGATGGTAGGGAAGTTAGTGTATACAAGTTACCAAAAGTACCGATACCATGGATGACGCCGGCTAAACCAGCCAAACCACCAGACAGGAAGATGGCTAAGACGATATTTTTCTCCACGTGAATACCTGCATATTCCGCTGCATCTTTATTTAACCCAACGGCCTTTAATTCAAAGCCCATAGTTGTATGTTTCATCACAAATCCGTATAGGATAACCATGATGATCGCGATGAAGATCCCCATATTTAAGCGAGACCCACCTGTTAATGTTGAGATAAAAGCTATAGCTAAGGAAGCATTCTCGCCTACTTTATCCGTCATATTCCCTGACCCCAGCACCTCACGAATAAGGTAATTGGTAGTATACAAGATGATATAGTTTAACATAATCGTCACAACAACTTCATTTGTCCCTAAGTAGGCACGCAGAACACCAGCAATGGAGGCGTATAAGGCACCAGATAAAGTCCCAATAAGGAGAATTGCAGGTACCATGATCATTTGCGGTAAATCTGGAAAGGCCAAGGCGAAAGCTACTGATGATAACCAGCCGGCTAATAATTGACCTGATAAACCAATATTAAAGAAGCCTGATTGGTAAGCCACATTAAAAGCTAAACCAGTTAACGTT encodes:
- a CDS encoding type 1 glutamine amidotransferase, which codes for MEQTLKIAHLYGNLMNTYGDNGNLLMLQHAAKAQNVNVETQLVSVGDEFDSRQFDLVFFGGGQDYEQKIVARDIQLKKEALTEYIENDGVTIGICGGFQLLGKYYINAAGDRLEGIGALDHYTLNQDNNRFIGDIVIENDRFGQTYYGYENHNGRTFLGENTQPLGKVVTGFGNNGEDQTEGVMYKNTFGSYFHGPLLVRNEQLTDEIDGLAIKNMQARLARENQSA
- a CDS encoding SOS response-associated peptidase family protein, which encodes MCGRYLYDKNEQILFDYYEEITSRGVDVSDLKDGTIYPSNQVVTLGANPEGKIVPGITRWGFTGFKPSQLMINARVETVREKKTFQGPFEDQRIVFPMSAFFEFSEDKEAYTFSDSGRVIYVGGFYRIYPDKKTGQKQAESIILTTEPDEVVRPIHNRMPLLIPQADIAKWILDDGFAFNYQKPTHQQLEPTKMS
- a CDS encoding ABC transporter ATP-binding protein, whose product is MANNRKKLEGRRHKPKNFWSTLGRFIKYMASRKWTFLLIIVLIILATTFQIVSPRILGQATTLITDGVSNGLQNVDGQQMYVIDYAGLVKILTQVVTFYLISALFNFLQGALLSRTAQRVIEDLRNDMRAKLNRLPISFLDSTPNGEIMSRAINDVEAIAMSLQQTLQQVLISSTQFVLTIVMMTLISSKMTLIAAGTILLSTIVMLSITPVSQRLFAAQQRVQGNMNAYIEENYSGQIENNAFNQNEGKIAQFEEKSAEYYAVSWKAQFISGILMPLMNLAKNFGYVAVAIVGGFSVANGTMVIGDVQAMLQYAGILSEPLKQTANMINQLQRMVASIERIFEFLDVEEMEEVASGQPAIETDYKMIFDHVQFGYQPGEENLLMTDFNLTVEPGQMVAIVGPTGAGKSTIINLIERFYNISGGSIKYDGVDTRDIDQEELRSRMGMVLQDTWLFNGSIADNIAYGSNNPNVTRDEVVRAAKAAHVDDFVRTLPDGYDTIINQNGSNISQGQRQLVTIARAFMSDPEILILDEATSSIDTRTEKLIQKAMNQLLEGRTSFVVAHRLSTIQDADNIIVLNHGDVIETGNHEELLAQEGFYYNLYNSQFVKGEFE
- a CDS encoding ABC transporter ATP-binding protein is translated as MWRLIKRIPFWAMFGAIVFALTQAIGELLLPTQTARIIDEGVAAGDMQAIYSIGVQMILITILVIISAGISVYISARTSQNLGRKLRNEIYTKVLQFSKEDMGTYGEASLITRSSNDIQQVEVTVMMIMRMVLLSPAMLLAAVVMAVLASPELSLVYAVSGPVLALLIFIILRIVSPYFKSMQRKVDDLNLIFREGLTGVRVVRAFNKSDFEVARFAKANKDYADTAIKAMFRMSFLMPIMTTILSLTNITLSWRGAHLVAAQNLSVGVILSFVNYSFIIMFSFMMLGMIFVILPRAQVSAQRINEILDTEITIHSPENPVSIDRQAPGEVTFENVAFKFGNAEHNVVDDINFQVKPGQTLAIIGGTGSGKTTIANLLLRFSDVTKGAVKVNDTDVRDLSLNNLRDLVGYVPQKANLFSGTIRENLKYGNSDATDEELWYALRIAQSESFVRELPDGLDAHVAQGGNNFSGGQKQRLCIARAIVKQANIYLFDDSFSALDYTTDRNLRGALKEVTENAATIIIAQRVSTIRDADTIIVLDKGKISGIGSHDELMANDIYREIVESQIKGAN
- a CDS encoding AI-2E family transporter, with translation MNDKIKPEETLSTKDSSSSKDQITFSKSWFFKYILNNRYTSALMVGILIVIFMSLFTRLSYLLDPAVSFIQYVSLPIIVAAIFYYLTVPLVNRIEKKGLNRTWGSAIVLLLIAVVVTGLIALIPTVADEGRNLINNWDTIWSDYQSRLQSFIRGDWYDQVNMVFQSAMNNVLDLSSFNWESIANSAITSVSSIVGTVTKVAVAIFTAPIILFYMLRDGHKLPTYVAQFLPIKIRKATLRLLSDMNLQISQYIRGQIIVAIGVAIMFVVGYSIVGLPYGVIIGVAAGFLNIIPYIGSFLAMVPAIIVAIVVGPMMIVKVLIVFAIEQTIESRVISPQVLGSNMAIHPVTIMLLLISAGSIFGIAGVVLVIPIYAVIKVIFNHFFVWYKNVSGLYSEDESILEDFISEDTTGK
- a CDS encoding lactonase family protein; translated protein: METIYVSGYTREDNKGIHTLTLNADKKAFEASELIIEENNPTYITLSKDGKHLFTLSDGDEPGVAHYENNDGQFAFKYRVKVFNENGCYLTYDEEAKVLYDANYKKGELAVIKVNEDGTLTVTDVIQHTSPIGPHENQDFAHAHFIHPTNDHKYILSCDLGTDEVHTYTLTDDNKLAEVSVYKAAPGTGPRHLAFHHSEPIVYLLGELDYTVEVLNIQEDGSLVAGNRYDTIPSDWTEFNSSAAIRLSSDNKFLYVSNRGHNSITVFEVSADGQSLTEIQNISTEGDFPRDFNFNADESFVIVGHQFQPQISLFTRDQASGLLTYVDHTNINEIVCVTPV
- a CDS encoding flavin reductase family protein: MYHLAASQMDEKLQYKLLSGAIVPRPIGWITSENKKTGVINLAPFSFTSGAGQKLPLISMAILRKEDFSIKDTARNLLDHPEGVVNIVSKSFIDKMNATAAKVSANVSELTLADIQTVNSKTVSPPGVADALIRLEVKVYQYIPIRDRKDRIITDMFILEITDYHLDASVYDEEKGYVLYEALDPVARLAGNLYTDITKPYVLERPE
- a CDS encoding ABC transporter permease; amino-acid sequence: MDFSTILQLIVSSTLMYAAPLMFTAIGGSFSERSGVVNIGLEGIMVMGAFASAVFNITMSSTFGAMTPWVGLLVGGLVGLIYSGIHAVSSINFRANQTISGTVLNLAAPGLSVFLVRAIYGAAQTGPLAKPFVTYNILGLNNIPVIGPIFFQNTSGPAYLGILFAVIAWFVLFKTRFGLRLRSVGEHPEAAETLGINVNAMKYAGVLISGLLGGIGGAVQAQAVQNEFSVITVAGQGFMAMAAMVFGKWHPVGALLAAIFFGFAQSLSVTANYIPIIQDVPSVYLDIAPYILTIIVLVVFIGKAQAPKALGKTFVQSK
- a CDS encoding ABC transporter permease — translated: MKAFKTNTLVEKLAIPVISILSGFILGAFIMLFFGYNPIAAYDAMIMTVLSSPYFIGEVLRQATVLTLTGLAFNVAYQSGFFNIGLSGQLLAGWLSSVAFALAFPDLPQMIMVPAILLIGTLSGALYASIAGVLRAYLGTNEVVVTIMLNYIILYTTNYLIREVLGSGNMTDKVGENASLAIAFISTLTGGSRLNMGIFIAIIMVILYGFVMKHTTMGFELKAVGLNKDAAEYAGIHVEKNIVLAIFLSGGLAGLAGVIHGIGTFGNLYTLTSLPSEGFNGIAVGLLGMGTPVGTFLASILFGILNIGASFMPNRAGVPDELASVITAAIIFFIGSSYIISYVIDKFGKGKKSTVKGDQ